CATTTAAGGGAAGTGCACCAGCATTTACAGATTTAATCGCAGGACATGTGCAATTTATGGCGGAGTCTGTACCCCAGGCTGCGAACTATGCCAAACAAGGCAAGGTAAAAGCTTTGGCTGTAACGAGTGCCAAACGGAATCCTGCCTTACCCAATACTCCAACAGTGATGGAGACCGGCGTTGCCAATTTGGAAGTTGTTGGCTTCTATGGAATTCTTGCACCTAAAGGTACACCACCAGAAGTGGTAAGCCAACTCAGCCATGCCTTTAAAGAAACTCTAGAGTCTCCTGACATTCAGAAGAAAATGGTTGATCAGGGTGCGGACCCCGCTTATTTAAATCCCGATCAATTTAGCAAGTACCTTGCTGCTGAAATGCCTAAGTGGGCGAGAGCAGTGAAGCAAGCGGGAGCAAAATTAGATTAAGGCGCTTGATTGCGCATCCAGTTTGCGGTGTTAAAGAACGACTCTTCTAGCTGCTTAGCAATATTGCCTTCGATTCCGCATTCTTCCATTGCGCGATACATGCATGCCAGCCATTGGTCGCGCTCACTAATGCCAATCTTGAATGGTAGATGTCTTGCCCGAAGCATGGGGTGTCCATACTTCGGTGAGTAAATATCGGGACCTCCCATCCAGCCTGTTAAGAAAAATTTGAGCTTTTCTCTTGAGGTGGAAAGGTCTTGGGGGTGCATGGCTCGAATTCCCTGAAATTGAGGTTCCAGTGCCATCAAATCATAAAAACGGTCGACTAATTCATCAATTTTGTCGACGCCCCCAATATCCTCGTAAATGCTTCTTCTTGCAGTCATTCTGTCATTTTAATGCCTTAAATTACTAGGATATTAGAGGCATTGGCAGCTCGTACATTTCGGTATAGAGTGGAAGTGCAAGCTTTCATAAACCCCCCCCTTAATCATAGGAAGACAGGAGCTAAAAATGGATGCAAAAGATTTGCAAAAATGGCAACGTGAAAAAGCCAAAGAGTTGTTTGATTATTCGCACACTCTTTTAGAGGCAGCAAAGAAACTTAGCGATTACCATATGGCGGAAATTGAATGGGGTATGAAAAACGCATTGGACAGCGCCAAATCTGCTGCGAAAAATGATTTAAGTAAATTAAAGAGCTTGCAAGAAGAAGCCGCTAAAGAAGCGGCTAAGCGTGCGGCTGCATATCAGAAGAAAGTAAAAGCAGTATTGAAAGAGTTGGGCGAGGGTGCTGCGGATGAAACCGAAAAGCATTTAGAAAAAGTTCGCAGCTCCTTGGTTGATTGGCTAGAGGATGCTGAGAGCAAAGTGCCAGTTCATGCTGATAAATTGTCCAAGGTAGTAAATGAAATGTCAGCGGCAGGCCAGAAAATGTTTAAAGAAGGTCGTCGTATTGTGAATGAAGTAGCTGAAGCTGCTGAAAAGAATATTGACGATATGGTCAAGAAATCATCTGGATCCAAGAAAAAGACTGATGAATAGTTAACTCATCACCTATCAGTCCAGCCGCCTCATATGCCATTGGGATTGAGGCGGTTTTTTATTTCCAGCCCTGCAGCCATTTTTCGCTATTCATGAGATTGCGCCAAGGGATCTGTCGGGTCTTTTTGCTATAGACAGCTTCGATTTCAACAAACTCAATTTTCTCTTCAGGCGCCTCGGGCAAGATAACCTTGCTCACCAAAAAATGCTTTTGTTTGGCAACGGGATGAACTGCAGTCCACTTGCTAAGTAGTAGCTTCTTGGGATTAATTTTGTTCGGTGTGGTGTTCATTAAGGTGCATATTCCAACTTATAAGGCTACACATTGGAATTCTTTTCCTTGCTGCACCAGTAAGCCAGTTTTAGGGGAAAAGACGGTGCTGGACTTTTCCGTTTGATTTGTGCAGGCCGGATCAAAGAAACTTTGATCCCCTAGGCTACCGCAGTATTTCAATTGAGCCCCTTGAAATTCCATTTGCGCCTTTCTCAGCACCATGGGAATTTTGGCCTCGTCTGCCGATTGGCAGTTCCAGCTTGTATAGGTCTCACGCTCGCAGGCGGCAAGACTAATCAACATAGCCGTACAGCTTAGAAGGCGGGATATAGGGCAAAGTTTCTGATGGGGCATGGCTCAAGAATAGCCAAGTTTTGGATTTTATGCCCTGGACTTGAGTTTGGTATTAATATTTACGGCATATACTTTGTTTTGTAATGAACAAAATCTAAATATAAAAAGCTAAGTAAAGGAGACCTTGTGGATACAAATCGTAGAGATGCGCTCAAATTAAGTGCAACCGCTGCTTTGAGTGGCATGATCATGACGAATGCGCTTGCTGCCTCAGAAGCTCAGCCACCAATTGTGGTTGAACCCCTCACTGGGAAAGCAGGCTTTCGGGTTGCGAATTATTTGCCAAAGATGGGTGCTACCTCTCGGTTAGGCTTGGTTACTAATGATGGGTTGGTAATTGATATTCCAGCTGAAGCAAAGCGTCAAAAGGTGCAACTCTCATTTGATCCAACATCGATGATCTCGCTAGCAGGATCAGGCAATAAAGGTCTTGTAGAGCTTGCCGCGCTTTTCAAGGGTCGTGGATCAAATCTGCAGAATGTGAATCAAACCATCTTGTTATCGCCTATTCCAAAGCCTCAGGCCAATATTTACTGTGTAGGCTGGAACTACTTGGATCACTTTGAAGAGGGCTTAAAACATCGCGCCGATACAGCGGTGAAAGAGTATCCAAAAGTACCAGTGTTCTTTTCCAAAGGCACACAAACAATGAACGGTCCGTTTGACAGCATTCCCTATGATGCTGGTGTTTCTACAATGATCGATTGGGAAGCTGAGCTAGCAGTTGTGATTGGCAAAAAGGGTAAGAATATTTCTGAAGAAAACGCAATGGATTATGTGTTTGGTTATTCAGCCTACAACGACACAACAGCGCGTGACATTCAGCAAAAGCGTCATTCAGGTCAGTGGTTTAAAGGAAAGAGTATTGATGGACATGGACCAATGGGGCCATGGGTGGTTACAGCTGGCGGTGTCAATTTAGATGACACCAGAATTATTTGCAAAGTAAACGGCGTTGAAAAACAAAATGCGAGTTATAAGCAAATGTATTTCAAGATTCCAACCATCATTTCCGAGTTGTCTCGAGGTCTAACGCTCTTGCCGGGCGATATCATCGCCACTGGTACGCCATCTGGGGTAGGTGCAGGCAGAACCCCTCAGGAGTTTATGAAGCCCGGTGACATTATGGAAACGAATATCACCGGTATTGGCATCCTGCGTAACAGGATTGGTTAATACGCATCCAATATATGCGTATGCAAGGACTTAGAGAACCCAGAAGTGATGGGTTCCGTCCTTGCCCAATTGCTCTACCAAACCAAACTCCCAATCTAAATAAGCCTGCATAGCTGCTGGATCTACGTTAGTGCCTTCATAAGGGCGCTTGTAACGATCAAGAGGTGGCGAGGCAAGATGACTCGGACCTTTTTCTAGCTCTAGGCCAGCATTAACCCAAGCAGCGTTACCACTATCAAGAATTAATACCTCGGCATCGGTGAGCGCCTTAAATTCTTGTGCGGCAAAAATACTCAGTTCGTGTGGAGAGCTAGTTAAAACATAGCGATCCACTTTAGGTAATTTGCTCAAGCCATCCTGAAGTAAAGATCGCAGCGCATACCAGCTACCTGGAATATGCCCCTTGACATAATTTGCATGTGTACTGAAATCCACCACAATCGTATTGCTGTCAGATTTAAGCCAATTAGAAAGAGTTTTTGCATCTACGTTTGCTACCTGAGGTAGTTGAGGCAAGGGCGCCTTCCATGCGCCTTGCTCGGTTAGATCGGATGGTTTGATGTCGTCTAACACATACACTTCCCAAGCCATTTGCGCTAACCAAGAGGCTGGCATATTTGCGCGTACGCTACCACCGCTAGGGTCTACGAGAACAATGCGGGCACCTCTAACAGGTGCAACCATTTCAGTTTCTTGAACGAGCTGACCACCCGGTACGGAGCGAAAGCCAGGAAGGTGGCTGCGTTCATATTCTTCGGGAGTGCGGGTGTCAAAGAAGTAAGTTGTCCTATCCGACTGCTTCATCCAGTCGCGAACATTTTCCAGATTCGCACGCTTCACGCCAGCGCGGTCAGCAACATCGCGAGCACGCTTAGCTGCCTCATTGGTAGTGCTCTCACTAACTTCCTTGAACTTGCGACTTTGGCCTTTATCCAGTTCCTGTCCCGCAAGAGTCCAGCCAATCGTGCCATTGCGCAAAGCGTTAACTTCATTTGGAATGCCAGCATTAATCAATGATTGAGTACCAATGATGCTGCGAGTTCTACCGGCGCAATTGACGATTACTTTTGTCTTGGGGTTGGGTGCTAGTTCAGGTAAACGCAAGACTAGCTCAGCACCAGGAACGCTGATGCCAGTCGGAATGCTCATGGTGTTGTATTCGTCAAAGCGGCGCACATCAACGACAACCACATCTTCTTTGTTGTCTAGTAGTTGCTTAACTTCTTGGGCGGATAGCGAGGGGGTGTGGCGTTTTGATTCCACAAGCTCACCAAAGGATTTGCTGGGCACATTTACGTCTATAAATATCTCTCCACCAGCATCCTTCCACCCCTGAACGCCACCTTCAAATACTGAAACGTCAGCAAAGCCAAGATCGATCAATCTTTTTGCTGCTAATTCAGCATACCCCTCACCATCATCTAGCGTGACAACGGGGACATTTTTCTTGGGAAGCTTTGCAAAAGCATCTATTTCAATACGAGAGAGAGGTAAGTTGGCCGCAAAAAGGGGATGCTTGCGCGCATGAGGATCCTCTTCTCTAACGTCTAAAAATGCAATTTCCTCTTTGTTTAAAAGTTTATTGCGAACAAAGGAGTAGTTTTTTGTTGAAATGCTCATTTATATTTTGCGTCTCTTATTTTGTTTTATGTTCTATCAAATGTTTTTAATCCAGCTTCGCGCCTGATTTCTTGACTACATCATGCCAGCGCACAACTTCTTGGTTGATAAAAGCGTTCAATTCAGGGCGGGTCATTTTGGGGACGGTCGCGCCCATGCCCGCCCAACGCTCATTAATATCCGGGGAAGCTAGTGCAGCTTGTACTTCAGTGCTCATTTTGTCGACGATATCCTTGGGGGTGCCCTTGATAGCCCAAAGAGCATACCAGCTAGAAACAACGAAGTTGCTAATACCGAGCTCTTGAGCAGTGGGTACATTCGGAAAGGCTGGGCTGCGTTGATTACTAGCGACAGCAACTGCGATCAATTGACCGCTTTTGATAAAAGGCGCAGCACCTGCAAGTGTGTCAAACATCATATCCACTTGACCGGCGACAACATCTTGTAGTGCTGGCCCAGTACCGCGATAAGGGATATGTGTAATAAATAATTTATTCTGAATCTTAAATAGCTCGCCAGTAAGGTGCTGTGAAGTTCCATTTCCAGTAGATGCGTAGTTGTATTTACCAGGATGTTTACGAATTTCTTCGATGATGGATTTCAAATCATTCTTAGGAAACTTTGTCGGGTTCACAACAATGACATGAGGTACGCTGCCGATAATTGCAATTGGCTCAAAATCTTTGGTGATGTCATACGAAAGATTTTGATACATGCTGGGAGCAATGGAGTGATGAACTGCGCCCAGCAACCAGGTGTATCCATCCGGCGCCATTTTTGCCGCAGCTGCAGCTCCTACTGTACCGCCTGCACCACCTCGGTTATCCACCACAATCGAGTCGTTTAATTGAACTGAGAGTTGTTTTGCCAAGGGGCGCCCAAAGGCATCCACTGCGCCACCAGGCGGGAAGGGGTTGATAAAAGTAATTGGGCGATTGGGGGCGGGCCAAGAGCCCGTTTGGGCGAATCCCAGGCCAGAAAGTAGGCTGATAGCCAATAAAAGTAGGATTTTTTTCATTGTTTTCGCGGTTTTTCAATATTTCCTCTAATTAAAGCATGTCAGCCAAAAGGCTGAGTCTAAGAGTTATCCCTGATGAAAATGACCATTTTTTACAGTTTTTATAGGGATATACTGATTTCGCTGTAGGTATGACTATTTACTTGATTAATGGGAGACGAGATGTCACAACACGATACATTGTTAGCCGCTTTTGAAACTTATAAAGCAGAAAACGAGAAGTTCATTGAAAAAGGTATTAAGGCATCTGCTGCACGCGCCCGTAAGGCCTTGCAAGAGATTGCTGGTGCTTGCAAAGAGCGTCGCAAAGAAATCACTGCTGCAAAAGAAGCAATGGAAGCTAAGAAATAATTCTTACCCTAATTGATTAAAAAGTCTGGCTCACAAAGCTGGGCTTTTTTATTTCTAGTTTTCCACCCCAAAGAGGGTAAGCTTCATGGCCTGACCGCGGATTTGTAAAAGACTTTGGTACTCAGTGCTATGTGCCCAAGCATGAGCATCTTCTTTGCTCAGAAAATGAAGTTCTACAAACGCGCTAAAGGCATCGCAACCCAGTTCATTCCAAAAGATTTCCGTGAGCAATCCACGATACTCAATGCTGCCTTTGTAATGCTCGACGGTCTTGCCTACTTGGTTGCGATATTGCTCAAAGGCGGACTGATCGGTAAGCTTAATTAAGCCGATAACTTTGACTGTCATAGTGATTCAAATTCCCAAAGATGGTGGTTTCTGAAAAGAGTGTATATCCGCGCTATAGTTTCATTATGAATCAAGACCAATTTCTGCAACTCTTGTCGCAGTCTGGCTTTCCGGAGCCAGTTGAGGTGCTGCAGCCCCCAAATGGCCACTTAGATAATCATACTCACCCGTTTGCAGTGCGAGCCCTCGTAGTGGATGGGTATATTGAAATTGAATCACAAAACGGATTAAACCAATATTGCGTAGGAGATGTATTTGAGTTGGCATTTGAGCAACCCCATTCGGAAACCTATGGGCCTCTAGGGGTAAAGTATTTGGCATCGCGCAAGCAGTGAGTGAAATAAGAAACAAGCACTTGAGATAACTAGGATCAATATGAAAATTGGATTTATTGGGTTAGGTAATATGGGTTTGCCAATGGCAATCAATTTATTGAAAGCAGGCCATGAAGTGACGGGTTTTGATTTGGTGCAAGCACAGATTGATGCATTCGCAGCGGCAGGCGGCAAGATTGCGAAGAGCGCCAATACCGCTGCTGATGGTGCAGACCTTTTAATTAGCATGTTGCCAGCTTCGCGTCACGTCGAAGGCCTATACCTTGGTGAATCTGGTTTATTGGCGCACGCTAATCCTAAAACCCTATTAATTGATTGCTCTACGATTTCACCAAAGGTTGCGCAAGCGGTTGCAGCGCAAGCAAAGGCTAAAGGTTTTGCCATGGTTGATGCGCCTGTCTCAGGCGGTACCGCAGGTGCTCAAGCGGGAACATTGACTTTCATGGTCGGTGGAGAAAATTCAGTAGTGGAATGCATTCGCCCAATCTTGGAGAAGATGGGTAAAAATATTTTTCATGCAGGCGGTAGTGGTGCAGGTCAGACGGTAAAGGTATGCAACAACATGCTTTTGGGTATTCAGATGCTGGGGACTAGCGAAGCCTTGCGTTTGGGAATTGCGAATGGCATGGACCCGAAAGTGCTCTCGGACATTATGTCCAAGAGTTCTGGTCGCAATTGGGCGCTTGAGTTGTACAACCCTTGTCCTGGAGTGATGGAGAATGTGCCTTCATCAAAGGGCTACGCTGGTGGATTTAGCGTTGATCTCATGCTCAAAGATATGGGCTTAGCAATTGAGAATGCTCAAGACCTTGGCGCAAGCGTTCCCCTTGGCGAATTATCTAGACAGCTTTATGAGTCTCACAGTAAAGCGGGCAATGGTCAGCTCGATTTCTCGAGCGTCTTTAATCTAAAAGACTAACTTAAGCTTGGCCTACGAAACAGCCAAAGGCTTGCCTTGGCGTTTGCTC
This DNA window, taken from Polynucleobacter sp. MWH-UH25E, encodes the following:
- a CDS encoding DUF1330 domain-containing protein; translation: MTVKVIGLIKLTDQSAFEQYRNQVGKTVEHYKGSIEYRGLLTEIFWNELGCDAFSAFVELHFLSKEDAHAWAHSTEYQSLLQIRGQAMKLTLFGVEN
- a CDS encoding fumarylacetoacetate hydrolase family protein, which produces MDTNRRDALKLSATAALSGMIMTNALAASEAQPPIVVEPLTGKAGFRVANYLPKMGATSRLGLVTNDGLVIDIPAEAKRQKVQLSFDPTSMISLAGSGNKGLVELAALFKGRGSNLQNVNQTILLSPIPKPQANIYCVGWNYLDHFEEGLKHRADTAVKEYPKVPVFFSKGTQTMNGPFDSIPYDAGVSTMIDWEAELAVVIGKKGKNISEENAMDYVFGYSAYNDTTARDIQQKRHSGQWFKGKSIDGHGPMGPWVVTAGGVNLDDTRIICKVNGVEKQNASYKQMYFKIPTIISELSRGLTLLPGDIIATGTPSGVGAGRTPQEFMKPGDIMETNITGIGILRNRIG
- a CDS encoding cupin; protein product: MNQDQFLQLLSQSGFPEPVEVLQPPNGHLDNHTHPFAVRALVVDGYIEIESQNGLNQYCVGDVFELAFEQPHSETYGPLGVKYLASRKQ
- a CDS encoding TIGR02450 family Trp-rich protein, translating into MNTTPNKINPKKLLLSKWTAVHPVAKQKHFLVSKVILPEAPEEKIEFVEIEAVYSKKTRQIPWRNLMNSEKWLQGWK
- a CDS encoding phasin family protein, which encodes MDAKDLQKWQREKAKELFDYSHTLLEAAKKLSDYHMAEIEWGMKNALDSAKSAAKNDLSKLKSLQEEAAKEAAKRAAAYQKKVKAVLKELGEGAADETEKHLEKVRSSLVDWLEDAESKVPVHADKLSKVVNEMSAAGQKMFKEGRRIVNEVAEAAEKNIDDMVKKSSGSKKKTDE
- a CDS encoding group II truncated hemoglobin, which translates into the protein MTARRSIYEDIGGVDKIDELVDRFYDLMALEPQFQGIRAMHPQDLSTSREKLKFFLTGWMGGPDIYSPKYGHPMLRARHLPFKIGISERDQWLACMYRAMEECGIEGNIAKQLEESFFNTANWMRNQAP
- a CDS encoding tripartite tricarboxylate transporter substrate binding protein; its protein translation is MKKILLLLAISLLSGLGFAQTGSWPAPNRPITFINPFPPGGAVDAFGRPLAKQLSVQLNDSIVVDNRGGAGGTVGAAAAAKMAPDGYTWLLGAVHHSIAPSMYQNLSYDITKDFEPIAIIGSVPHVIVVNPTKFPKNDLKSIIEEIRKHPGKYNYASTGNGTSQHLTGELFKIQNKLFITHIPYRGTGPALQDVVAGQVDMMFDTLAGAAPFIKSGQLIAVAVASNQRSPAFPNVPTAQELGISNFVVSSWYALWAIKGTPKDIVDKMSTEVQAALASPDINERWAGMGATVPKMTRPELNAFINQEVVRWHDVVKKSGAKLD
- the mmsB gene encoding 3-hydroxyisobutyrate dehydrogenase — its product is MKIGFIGLGNMGLPMAINLLKAGHEVTGFDLVQAQIDAFAAAGGKIAKSANTAADGADLLISMLPASRHVEGLYLGESGLLAHANPKTLLIDCSTISPKVAQAVAAQAKAKGFAMVDAPVSGGTAGAQAGTLTFMVGGENSVVECIRPILEKMGKNIFHAGGSGAGQTVKVCNNMLLGIQMLGTSEALRLGIANGMDPKVLSDIMSKSSGRNWALELYNPCPGVMENVPSSKGYAGGFSVDLMLKDMGLAIENAQDLGASVPLGELSRQLYESHSKAGNGQLDFSSVFNLKD
- a CDS encoding rhodanese homology domain-containing protein — protein: MSISTKNYSFVRNKLLNKEEIAFLDVREEDPHARKHPLFAANLPLSRIEIDAFAKLPKKNVPVVTLDDGEGYAELAAKRLIDLGFADVSVFEGGVQGWKDAGGEIFIDVNVPSKSFGELVESKRHTPSLSAQEVKQLLDNKEDVVVVDVRRFDEYNTMSIPTGISVPGAELVLRLPELAPNPKTKVIVNCAGRTRSIIGTQSLINAGIPNEVNALRNGTIGWTLAGQELDKGQSRKFKEVSESTTNEAAKRARDVADRAGVKRANLENVRDWMKQSDRTTYFFDTRTPEEYERSHLPGFRSVPGGQLVQETEMVAPVRGARIVLVDPSGGSVRANMPASWLAQMAWEVYVLDDIKPSDLTEQGAWKAPLPQLPQVANVDAKTLSNWLKSDSNTIVVDFSTHANYVKGHIPGSWYALRSLLQDGLSKLPKVDRYVLTSSPHELSIFAAQEFKALTDAEVLILDSGNAAWVNAGLELEKGPSHLASPPLDRYKRPYEGTNVDPAAMQAYLDWEFGLVEQLGKDGTHHFWVL